One Solirubrobacter pauli DNA segment encodes these proteins:
- a CDS encoding multicopper oxidase family protein: MAPKQPPLDAGGSRRDFMRNGFGSFALVCTFAAQSSLRGSEVTKSSAPATSAGRRFQAASPFTPFTRDLPIPPTAVPVSTKQGVDVYSMDITEGIAEILPGFETPIYGYEGVYPGPTIRATKGRPTIVRQTNKLAFDSNVHLHGGYVPSAHDGHPMDVILPGKSFDYTYPNKQDAATLWYHDHAHGRTAHTLYYGLVGTYLLSDDREEELGLPTDPEFDLPLVLADHAFNKDGSFRYAENVDLGFRGDTILVNGAVSPRMSVKRRLYRLRFLNASNARSYNLKLGNGRTMLQVASDGGLLERPVSRSTVLIHPAERVELLLDFRGFRPGSEIVLQNVDGESAGTKNVLRFDVERGGGAEEFRVPRGRMRTLEKLPAPNASRRWDLGLSTSNGVQWRIADRGYDPDRIDVRPRLGTSELWQWHNPSNRVHPMHLHGMLFRIVERSTGVVHPADRGWKDTIGVLPGETATVQPWFTPYTGRYVFHCHALEHGDKAMMLQLEVER, translated from the coding sequence ATGGCTCCGAAGCAGCCGCCTCTCGACGCCGGCGGCAGCCGGCGCGACTTCATGCGCAACGGCTTCGGCTCGTTCGCGCTCGTCTGCACGTTCGCGGCGCAGAGCTCGCTGCGCGGCTCCGAGGTGACGAAGTCCAGCGCGCCGGCGACGTCCGCGGGGCGCCGCTTCCAGGCCGCGTCGCCGTTCACGCCGTTCACGCGTGACCTGCCGATCCCGCCGACCGCCGTGCCGGTGTCGACCAAGCAGGGCGTCGACGTCTACTCGATGGACATCACCGAGGGCATCGCCGAGATCCTCCCCGGGTTCGAGACGCCGATCTACGGCTACGAGGGCGTCTACCCGGGCCCGACGATCCGCGCGACCAAGGGCCGCCCGACGATCGTCCGCCAGACCAACAAGCTCGCGTTCGACTCGAACGTCCACCTCCACGGCGGCTACGTGCCCTCCGCGCACGACGGCCACCCGATGGACGTGATCCTGCCGGGCAAGAGCTTCGACTACACGTACCCGAACAAGCAGGACGCGGCGACGCTCTGGTACCACGACCACGCGCACGGCCGGACGGCGCACACGCTCTACTACGGCCTCGTCGGCACGTACCTGTTGTCGGACGACCGTGAGGAGGAGCTCGGGCTCCCGACCGATCCCGAGTTCGACCTCCCGCTCGTCCTCGCCGACCACGCCTTCAACAAGGACGGCTCGTTCCGGTACGCCGAGAACGTCGACCTCGGCTTCCGCGGCGACACGATCCTCGTCAACGGCGCGGTCTCGCCGCGGATGAGCGTCAAGCGTCGCCTCTACCGGCTGCGCTTCCTCAACGCGTCCAACGCGCGCTCCTACAACCTCAAGCTCGGCAACGGCCGGACGATGCTGCAGGTCGCGTCCGACGGTGGCCTGCTCGAGCGTCCGGTGTCCCGCTCGACGGTGCTCATCCACCCGGCCGAGCGCGTCGAGCTGCTGCTCGACTTCCGCGGCTTCCGGCCCGGGTCGGAGATCGTGCTCCAGAACGTCGACGGCGAGTCGGCCGGCACCAAGAACGTGCTGCGGTTCGACGTCGAGCGCGGCGGTGGCGCCGAGGAGTTCCGCGTGCCGCGGGGCCGGATGCGCACGCTCGAGAAGCTGCCCGCGCCCAACGCCAGCCGGCGCTGGGACCTGGGCCTGTCGACGTCGAACGGCGTGCAGTGGCGGATCGCGGACCGGGGCTACGACCCCGACCGCATCGACGTCCGGCCGCGCCTCGGCACGTCCGAGCTGTGGCAGTGGCACAACCCGTCCAACCGCGTGCACCCGATGCACCTGCACGGGATGCTGTTCCGGATCGTGGAGCGCTCGACGGGCGTCGTCCACCCGGCCGATCGCGGCTGGAAGGACACGATCGGCGTGCTGCCGGGCGAGACCGCCACGGTGCAGCCGTGGTTCACGCCCTACACGGGCCGCTACGTCTTCCACTGCCATGCGCTCGAGCACGGCGACAAGGCGATGATGCTGCAGCTGGAGGTCGAGCGATGA
- a CDS encoding plastocyanin/azurin family copper-binding protein, whose protein sequence is MKRALMAGLGCVVALVAAAPAHAGNVDVFAVDAGEKWDKSTVNINPGDTVTWRFDNTALPHNVEAEGTSPDPAWTPTAFKTTPLVASPPSPPFQFNTPGTYTFVCEVHRTTMRGTVVVGNPAPVVVPLSEQSFANDAATPVALEKVELDKAKPKLSKVSAKRVARGSVRVRFRVNEESTVLVSLKRGGKTVKKAEYEGTGTRSVTLKGAKAGRYSVQVRATDIAGNRSSLKKTSITVR, encoded by the coding sequence ATGAAGCGCGCGCTGATGGCGGGTCTCGGGTGCGTCGTCGCGCTGGTCGCGGCCGCGCCCGCCCACGCCGGCAACGTCGACGTGTTCGCGGTCGACGCGGGCGAGAAGTGGGACAAGTCCACGGTCAACATCAACCCCGGCGACACGGTGACCTGGCGGTTCGACAACACGGCGCTGCCGCACAACGTCGAGGCCGAGGGGACGAGCCCTGACCCGGCCTGGACCCCGACCGCGTTCAAGACCACGCCGCTCGTCGCCTCACCGCCCTCGCCCCCGTTCCAGTTCAACACGCCCGGCACCTACACGTTCGTGTGCGAGGTCCACCGCACGACGATGCGGGGCACGGTCGTCGTGGGCAATCCGGCGCCGGTCGTGGTGCCGTTGAGCGAGCAGAGCTTCGCCAACGACGCCGCGACGCCGGTCGCGCTCGAGAAGGTGGAGCTGGACAAGGCCAAGCCGAAGCTCTCGAAGGTGTCGGCCAAGCGCGTGGCGCGCGGCTCGGTGCGCGTGCGCTTCCGGGTGAACGAGGAGTCGACCGTGCTGGTCTCGCTCAAGCGGGGCGGCAAGACGGTCAAGAAGGCCGAGTACGAGGGCACCGGTACGCGCTCGGTCACGCTCAAGGGCGCGAAGGCCGGCCGCTACAGCGTCCAGGTGCGGGCCACCGACATCGCCGGCAACCGCTCCTCGCTGAAGAAGACGAGCATCACCGTCCGCTAG
- a CDS encoding universal stress protein produces the protein MPLRRICVAWDASLPSLWALAFARRLASADGAELIVAHVVPPATDEIDIPLPAGTHVLSGRTAEQLVWLARRERIDLLVAGTRPLRGPLRLLAPRLRHELLATAPCPVVLVRHPPVLDRDTCLMAGGDADAATTLADALGATIAPAADQPLLAVTGGERFHGLRRRLGTSAVDDLVETVDCPVVVASGR, from the coding sequence ATGCCGTTGCGTCGCATCTGCGTTGCCTGGGACGCCTCACTGCCGTCGCTGTGGGCGCTCGCGTTCGCGCGGCGCCTCGCGAGCGCCGACGGCGCGGAGCTGATCGTCGCGCACGTCGTCCCGCCCGCGACGGACGAGATCGACATCCCGCTGCCGGCCGGCACGCACGTGCTCAGCGGCCGCACCGCCGAGCAGCTCGTGTGGCTCGCGCGCCGCGAGCGGATCGACCTGCTCGTGGCCGGGACGCGACCCCTGCGCGGTCCGCTGCGGCTCCTGGCGCCGCGGCTGCGGCACGAGCTGCTGGCGACCGCGCCGTGCCCGGTCGTGCTCGTGCGCCACCCACCGGTGCTCGACCGGGACACGTGCCTGATGGCCGGGGGAGACGCGGACGCGGCGACCACGCTGGCGGACGCCCTGGGCGCCACGATCGCGCCCGCGGCCGATCAGCCGCTGCTCGCCGTCACCGGCGGCGAGCGCTTCCACGGCTTGCGCCGGCGGTTGGGGACGAGCGCGGTCGACGATCTCGTGGAGACCGTCGACTGCCCCGTCGTCGTCGCTAGCGGACGGTGA
- a CDS encoding RelA/SpoT family protein produces MTADGDGSVVAIAPHKPVDLAICADDGAVDIPDDLTPLEHELLKDLFAIVSEHADEVAAPVDRQKVLAAFLFACEHHADQRRQSGEDFITHPVGVARICAGMRLDTETLCAALLHDTVEDTTASLDEVREQFGEEVAALVDGVTKLTGITFQSRDEAQAENYRKMMVAMATDIRVILIKLADRLHNMRTLGAMPKQKQIEKAKETLEIYAPLAHRLGIHAIKWELEDLAFATLHPRKYQEIKGLVNQQREERERYVARAGGYLAKELEALGIQSEISGRAKHFYSIYNKMTRKGREFNEIYDLTAMRVIVDSVKDCYGAVGVIHSLWKPLPGRFKDMVAMPKFNMYQALHTTVIGPEGRPLEIQIRTSDMHETAEYGVAAHWRYKENAGAGGSRLDATDQKLKWLKSLLDWQGDPEDPTEFTDQLRGELIEDEVFVFTPKGEVKSLAIGATPLDFAYEIHTDVGHRCVGARVNGKIVPLHYELQSGDIVEILTSKRERGPSRDWLALVKTTRARNKIKAWFKAESRDDSEHTGRELLQEHLNKAGLPAQKLTGSPLLADVIRELGFRKADDFYIALGGAKISPKVVVNKVLQRLKQGEAGVEEPTAGEDLLLDRRKAPALRRPDGNAAKFGIRVEGVSDVPLRLAKCCRPVSGDPIVGYVSLGRGITIHRDDCPNVAALRKDPDRFVPVSWDGDNETGFKVEIQVDAWDRHRLLEDLSRTFAEAGINIVEARCLVQHPMTRNRFVIEVGDTQALKAAINRLRAIDSVFDAYRVIPAGG; encoded by the coding sequence GTGACCGCCGACGGCGACGGGTCGGTCGTCGCGATCGCGCCGCACAAGCCGGTCGATCTCGCGATCTGCGCCGACGACGGGGCCGTCGACATCCCCGACGACCTGACGCCGCTCGAGCACGAGCTGCTGAAGGACCTGTTCGCGATCGTCTCCGAGCACGCGGACGAGGTCGCGGCGCCGGTGGACCGCCAGAAGGTGCTGGCCGCGTTCCTGTTCGCCTGCGAGCACCACGCCGACCAGCGCCGCCAGTCGGGCGAGGACTTCATCACGCATCCGGTCGGCGTCGCGCGCATCTGCGCGGGCATGCGGCTGGACACCGAGACGCTGTGCGCGGCGCTCCTGCACGACACCGTCGAGGACACCACCGCCTCCCTGGACGAGGTGCGCGAGCAGTTCGGCGAGGAGGTCGCGGCGCTCGTCGACGGCGTCACCAAGCTCACCGGCATCACGTTCCAGTCGCGCGACGAGGCGCAGGCCGAGAACTACCGCAAGATGATGGTCGCGATGGCCACGGACATCCGGGTCATCCTGATCAAGCTCGCCGACCGCCTGCACAACATGCGCACGCTCGGCGCGATGCCCAAGCAGAAGCAGATCGAGAAGGCCAAGGAGACCCTCGAGATCTACGCGCCGCTCGCGCACCGGCTCGGCATCCACGCGATCAAGTGGGAGCTGGAGGACCTCGCGTTCGCGACGCTGCACCCGCGCAAGTACCAGGAGATCAAGGGCCTGGTCAACCAGCAGCGCGAGGAGCGCGAGCGCTACGTGGCGCGCGCCGGCGGCTACCTGGCGAAAGAGCTGGAGGCGCTCGGCATCCAGTCCGAGATCTCAGGCCGCGCGAAGCACTTCTACTCGATCTACAACAAGATGACCCGCAAGGGTCGCGAGTTCAACGAGATCTACGACCTGACGGCGATGCGCGTGATCGTCGACTCCGTCAAGGACTGCTACGGCGCCGTCGGCGTCATCCATTCCCTGTGGAAGCCCCTTCCGGGCCGCTTCAAGGACATGGTGGCGATGCCGAAGTTCAACATGTACCAGGCGCTCCACACGACGGTGATCGGGCCTGAAGGCCGTCCGCTGGAGATCCAGATCCGCACGAGCGACATGCACGAGACGGCCGAGTACGGCGTCGCCGCGCACTGGCGCTACAAGGAGAACGCGGGCGCCGGCGGCAGCCGCCTGGACGCGACCGACCAGAAGCTCAAGTGGCTCAAGTCGCTGCTGGACTGGCAGGGCGACCCGGAGGACCCGACGGAGTTCACCGACCAGCTCCGCGGCGAGCTGATCGAGGACGAGGTCTTCGTCTTCACGCCCAAGGGCGAGGTCAAGTCGCTGGCGATCGGCGCCACGCCGCTGGACTTCGCCTACGAGATCCACACGGACGTCGGCCACCGCTGCGTCGGCGCGCGTGTGAACGGCAAGATCGTCCCGCTGCACTACGAGCTGCAGAGCGGCGACATCGTCGAGATCCTCACGTCCAAGCGCGAGCGAGGCCCGTCCCGCGACTGGCTGGCGCTGGTGAAGACCACGCGCGCCCGCAACAAGATCAAGGCCTGGTTCAAGGCCGAGTCGCGCGACGACTCCGAGCACACCGGCCGCGAGCTGCTGCAGGAGCACCTCAACAAGGCCGGCCTTCCCGCCCAGAAGCTCACCGGCTCGCCGCTGCTCGCCGACGTCATCCGCGAGCTCGGCTTCCGCAAGGCCGACGACTTCTACATCGCCCTCGGCGGCGCGAAGATCTCGCCGAAGGTCGTCGTCAACAAGGTCCTGCAGCGCCTCAAGCAGGGCGAGGCCGGCGTCGAGGAGCCCACGGCCGGCGAGGACCTGCTGCTGGACCGCCGCAAGGCCCCCGCGCTCCGCCGCCCGGACGGCAACGCGGCCAAGTTCGGCATCCGCGTCGAGGGCGTGAGCGACGTCCCGCTGCGCCTGGCCAAGTGCTGCCGCCCCGTCAGCGGCGACCCGATCGTCGGCTACGTCTCCCTCGGCCGCGGCATCACCATCCACCGCGACGACTGCCCGAACGTCGCCGCCCTGCGCAAGGACCCGGACCGCTTCGTCCCCGTCTCCTGGGACGGCGACAACGAGACCGGCTTCAAGGTCGAGATCCAGGTCGACGCGTGGGACCGCCACCGCCTCCTCGAGGACCTCTCCCGCACCTTCGCCGAGGCGGGCATCAACATCGTCGAGGCCCGTTGCCTCGTCCAGCACCCGATGACCCGCAACCGGTTCGTCATCGAGGTGGGTGACACCCAGGCCCTGAAGGCCGCGATCAACCGCCTGCGCGCCATCGACAGCGTCTTCGACGCCTACCGCGTGATCCCCGCGGGCGGCTGA
- the recJ gene encoding single-stranded-DNA-specific exonuclease RecJ, with product MDARLSVSPYAFAAAARLSAELSCSHVLAQVLVRRGLGEPEAARAFLAAGVRHELGEWPGLAQAAERIIAHVGRGSQITVHGDYDVDGVCSTAILVRALRTVGARVDWYLPSRIDDGYGLAANTVEKLAARGTNLLITVDCAVTAVEEVAAAKALGMDVIVTDHHSPRADGALPDAPIVHPKLNGYPCPELCAAGVAYKLAQALLAAIGEDPALCDEDLDLVALATVADVVPLQGENRRLVREGLKAIAGTRKVGLRALMDVARVDPSGLDESAIGFRLGPRLNAAGRLYRADAGLELLLTDDRERARAVAAELDAVNSERRDVETRIRFEAEALVAEHPAGNALVLAADGWHPGVIGIVASRIVERFNRPAVLIALDGDEGSGSGRSVPRFDLLGGLNASARHLLRHGGHKAAAGLTIHRDEVDAFRASFLAYANEVLTEEDLRPEVRIDAVAQGDALSLDLAEELQELAPFGMGNPGVSLLVPSAHLIDPEPMSEGRHVRFTLSAGGAKSRCVAFGNGGTLPVKPDEPADAAVRLEIDRWNGAVSPKLVLRRAQRCAPRSIDVLGEGAFSEGWLRELDRDLETPYVCGDSARLTRDLRGTGIAGLLGDLVASGEPVLAVAAHASARVRGLSERVGGFALTTWAALEDEPELAEPFVHVVAIDPPTRQTVHAGEGWTHLAWGTPELDFALRIHEWDFALRDPLTAMYRAVRASRVSGGEAVEQLLRGEGPQPRTAALAGRLVRVLTELGLVSLDRDGPGLQAAENPQRTALENSAAFVAYQRRLEDGRQFLTSANMRRQAA from the coding sequence GTGGACGCGCGGTTGTCGGTCTCTCCCTATGCGTTCGCGGCGGCCGCGCGGCTGTCCGCGGAGCTCAGCTGCTCGCACGTGCTGGCGCAGGTGCTGGTCCGGCGCGGGCTCGGCGAGCCCGAGGCCGCGCGGGCGTTCCTGGCCGCCGGCGTGCGGCACGAGCTGGGGGAGTGGCCCGGGCTCGCGCAGGCGGCCGAGCGGATCATCGCCCACGTGGGGCGCGGGTCGCAGATCACCGTGCACGGCGACTACGACGTGGACGGCGTCTGCTCGACGGCGATCCTCGTGCGGGCGCTGCGCACCGTCGGCGCGCGCGTGGACTGGTACCTGCCGTCGCGGATCGACGACGGCTATGGGCTGGCGGCCAACACGGTCGAGAAGCTCGCGGCCCGCGGCACGAACCTGCTGATCACGGTCGACTGCGCGGTCACGGCGGTCGAGGAGGTCGCGGCGGCCAAGGCGCTCGGGATGGACGTCATCGTCACCGACCACCACTCGCCGCGCGCCGACGGAGCCCTGCCGGACGCGCCGATCGTCCACCCGAAGCTCAACGGCTACCCCTGCCCGGAGCTGTGCGCCGCGGGCGTCGCCTACAAGCTGGCCCAGGCGCTGCTGGCCGCGATCGGGGAGGACCCCGCGCTGTGCGACGAGGACCTGGACCTGGTCGCGTTGGCCACGGTCGCGGACGTCGTCCCGCTGCAGGGCGAGAACCGGCGGCTCGTGCGCGAAGGGCTGAAGGCCATCGCCGGCACGCGCAAGGTCGGGCTGCGGGCGCTGATGGACGTGGCGCGCGTGGACCCGAGCGGCCTCGACGAGAGCGCGATCGGGTTCCGGCTCGGTCCGCGGCTGAACGCCGCCGGCCGGCTCTACCGCGCCGACGCCGGCCTCGAGCTGCTGCTCACGGACGACCGCGAGCGGGCCCGCGCGGTCGCCGCGGAGCTGGACGCGGTCAACAGCGAGCGCCGGGACGTCGAGACGCGCATCCGCTTCGAGGCCGAGGCACTCGTCGCCGAGCATCCGGCGGGCAACGCGCTGGTGCTGGCCGCCGACGGCTGGCATCCCGGCGTGATCGGCATCGTCGCCTCGCGGATCGTCGAGCGCTTCAACCGGCCCGCGGTCCTGATCGCGCTCGACGGGGACGAGGGCTCGGGCTCGGGACGCTCGGTCCCGCGCTTCGACCTCCTCGGGGGCCTGAACGCCTCCGCCCGGCACCTGCTCCGCCACGGTGGTCACAAGGCGGCGGCGGGGCTCACGATCCACCGCGACGAGGTGGACGCCTTCCGCGCGTCCTTCCTGGCGTACGCGAACGAGGTGCTGACGGAGGAGGACCTGCGCCCCGAGGTGCGGATCGACGCCGTCGCCCAGGGCGACGCGCTCTCGCTGGACCTCGCCGAGGAGCTGCAGGAGCTCGCGCCGTTCGGCATGGGCAACCCGGGCGTGTCGCTGCTCGTCCCGTCCGCGCACCTGATCGACCCGGAGCCGATGAGCGAGGGCCGCCACGTGCGCTTCACGCTCAGCGCGGGCGGCGCGAAGTCGCGCTGCGTCGCGTTCGGCAACGGCGGCACGCTCCCGGTCAAGCCCGACGAGCCGGCCGACGCGGCGGTGCGGCTGGAGATCGACCGCTGGAACGGGGCGGTCTCGCCCAAGCTCGTGCTGCGGCGCGCGCAACGCTGCGCCCCGCGCTCGATCGACGTGCTCGGCGAGGGCGCGTTCAGCGAGGGCTGGCTGCGCGAGCTCGACCGCGACCTCGAGACCCCGTATGTATGCGGCGACTCGGCGCGGCTCACCCGTGACCTGCGCGGCACCGGGATCGCCGGCCTGCTGGGCGATCTCGTGGCCTCCGGCGAGCCCGTGCTGGCCGTCGCGGCGCACGCGTCCGCGCGCGTTCGCGGGCTCTCGGAGCGGGTCGGCGGCTTCGCGCTCACGACGTGGGCGGCGCTCGAAGACGAGCCCGAGCTGGCCGAGCCGTTCGTGCACGTCGTCGCGATCGACCCGCCGACTCGACAGACGGTCCATGCGGGAGAGGGATGGACCCACCTGGCGTGGGGTACGCCTGAACTAGACTTTGCTCTACGAATACACGAATGGGACTTCGCCCTCCGCGACCCGCTGACCGCCATGTACCGCGCCGTGCGCGCGAGCAGGGTGAGTGGCGGTGAGGCGGTCGAGCAGCTGCTTCGGGGCGAGGGACCGCAACCACGGACCGCGGCACTCGCGGGCCGCCTGGTGCGGGTCCTCACCGAGCTCGGGCTCGTCAGCCTCGATCGCGATGGGCCGGGCCTCCAGGCAGCCGAGAACCCGCAGCGCACCGCGCTGGAGAACTCGGCGGCGTTTGTGGCCTACCAGCGACGGCTTGAGGACGGCAGACAATTTCTGACCAGCGCGAACATGAGGCGGCAAGCGGCCTGA
- a CDS encoding methyltransferase domain-containing protein yields the protein MDDGAIQALRDLYSDLEIDGRVLDLGGHGYEHFEVPPDALVVLDGDESARLPYADAEFDDVVLLLGPPQKKPKQRLEDVARVLKPGGHLVCSFVGGADDAGRVRKLRQYFDGSPWFSGAESDLRTSLTGSGDRLWAVWATRRP from the coding sequence ATGGACGACGGGGCGATCCAAGCGTTGCGGGACCTGTACAGCGATCTCGAGATCGACGGGCGGGTCCTGGACCTGGGCGGGCACGGCTATGAGCACTTCGAGGTGCCGCCGGACGCGCTCGTCGTCCTCGACGGCGACGAGTCGGCGCGCTTGCCCTACGCGGACGCCGAGTTCGACGACGTCGTGCTCCTGCTCGGGCCGCCGCAGAAGAAGCCGAAGCAGCGCCTCGAGGACGTGGCGCGCGTGCTCAAGCCGGGCGGGCACCTGGTGTGCTCGTTCGTCGGCGGTGCCGACGATGCCGGGCGGGTGCGCAAGCTGCGCCAGTACTTCGACGGCTCCCCGTGGTTCTCGGGAGCCGAGAGTGACCTGCGGACGTCGCTGACGGGCAGCGGCGACCGGCTATGGGCCGTCTGGGCGACCAGACGGCCCTGA
- the secD gene encoding protein translocase subunit SecD has protein sequence MVALIGGSIAVVATKETVLGLDLQGGSQLVYKAEATAQQPITPDAMQRSLDLMQQRVNEFGVSEAELFQSGNDQIEVNLPGVEDAEAAADQVGSTAQLYFYDWEANLLDENCKTNPDQNANQRQPISGLRAAVEQASKCRDVGVGAGLDPLADDSPGGPSQAGAEPRWYIFDKATKKPFGTNTSAVQTFASRQDAEESLTAEERAKAEFIEVPAGVLVLREQKAEADDPDPDRWWVIQDRPGLSGTDIKDPEQSFDTTLGNEPIVTFNFTDKGRKAFQAITRHVAERGADNALGGDPIQTSQHFAIALDNELVSAPYINWRENSDGIDGSTGAQISGSFTIKSAQDLATVLKIGALPLKLTEVSRSQVSATLGKQALDQGLKAGIAGFIIVALFLIVFYRVLGVIATIAMLIYALYFYAVVKLIPITLTLPGIAGLVLTLGVAADANIVIFERVKEEVRAGRSVGTAIVTGYRKGLTAIVDANIVTFLVAFILFILATSGVQGFAFTLGLGVILSLLTAVLATQAILYSLRNTRLLASKAALGAGEQKHKFQIDYMGKAKWFFSASGLILLICALAMSGRGINFGIDFDGGTRITASLEKAATVEQVRDTLGPLGLSDAKIQTLTGSGLGDHVVQISTEELGPSRVDEANQRLEQAYGFPADTRPSVESIGPSFGESVANSALIAIIASLIVITIYLALRFEPKFTVPVLIAVLHDILIVAGVYALVGREVTTSTVAALLTVLGYSLYDTIIVMDRIRENVPRMPSAAFSQIVNRSLSEVIVRSLATSFCTLLPVLALMLFGGETLRDFAFALFVGIASGTYSSIFIATPVLQHWKEREPGFRARNARILERLGRVPAYAVADQGGPIDVQPKERKRRSVSAPAGQEVSASEFQEMVKDLGIDEATSRQPAAAAAATSGRPTGGRRARARTTGNGTTNPPAGPSSAAPDTDTPPADGDAKDRKPRNKRHGRPR, from the coding sequence GTGGTCGCCCTCATAGGCGGCTCGATCGCCGTGGTGGCCACGAAGGAAACTGTGCTCGGCCTGGATCTCCAGGGCGGGTCACAGCTTGTCTACAAGGCGGAGGCGACGGCTCAGCAGCCGATCACACCCGACGCCATGCAGCGCTCGCTGGATCTCATGCAGCAGCGCGTCAACGAGTTCGGTGTCTCCGAGGCCGAGCTGTTCCAGTCCGGCAATGACCAGATCGAGGTCAACCTGCCGGGCGTCGAAGACGCCGAGGCGGCGGCCGATCAGGTCGGCTCCACCGCCCAGCTGTACTTCTACGACTGGGAAGCGAACCTCCTCGACGAGAACTGCAAGACCAACCCGGACCAGAACGCCAACCAGCGCCAGCCGATCAGCGGCCTGCGCGCGGCTGTCGAGCAGGCGTCCAAGTGCCGCGACGTGGGTGTCGGCGCGGGCCTCGACCCGCTCGCCGACGACTCACCCGGTGGTCCGTCCCAGGCGGGCGCCGAGCCGCGCTGGTACATCTTCGACAAGGCGACCAAGAAGCCGTTCGGCACCAACACGAGCGCCGTCCAGACCTTCGCCTCACGCCAGGACGCCGAGGAGTCGCTGACCGCCGAGGAGCGCGCCAAGGCCGAGTTCATCGAGGTGCCGGCCGGCGTCCTCGTGCTGCGTGAGCAGAAGGCCGAGGCCGACGACCCGGACCCGGACCGCTGGTGGGTCATCCAGGACCGTCCCGGCCTCTCCGGCACGGACATCAAGGACCCGGAGCAGTCCTTCGACACGACGCTCGGCAACGAGCCGATCGTGACCTTCAACTTCACGGACAAGGGCCGCAAGGCGTTCCAGGCGATCACCCGCCACGTCGCCGAGCGCGGCGCGGACAACGCCCTGGGCGGCGACCCGATCCAGACCTCGCAGCACTTCGCGATCGCCCTCGACAACGAGCTGGTCTCCGCGCCGTACATCAACTGGCGCGAGAACTCGGACGGCATCGACGGCTCGACCGGCGCGCAGATCTCCGGCTCGTTCACGATCAAGTCCGCGCAGGACCTGGCGACCGTCCTGAAGATCGGCGCCCTGCCGCTCAAGCTCACGGAGGTCTCGCGTTCGCAGGTCTCCGCGACCCTCGGCAAGCAGGCGCTCGACCAGGGCCTGAAGGCCGGCATCGCGGGCTTCATCATCGTCGCCCTCTTCCTGATCGTCTTCTACCGCGTGCTGGGCGTCATCGCGACGATCGCGATGCTCATCTACGCGCTGTACTTCTACGCGGTCGTCAAGCTGATCCCGATCACGCTGACGCTGCCGGGCATCGCGGGTCTCGTGCTGACCCTCGGCGTCGCGGCCGACGCGAACATCGTCATCTTCGAACGCGTCAAAGAGGAGGTGCGGGCCGGTAGATCGGTCGGCACGGCGATCGTCACGGGCTACCGCAAGGGCCTGACGGCGATCGTGGACGCGAACATCGTCACGTTCCTCGTCGCGTTCATCCTCTTCATCCTCGCCACCTCCGGCGTCCAGGGCTTCGCCTTCACCCTCGGCCTCGGCGTCATCCTGTCGCTGCTGACCGCGGTGCTCGCGACCCAGGCGATCCTGTACTCGCTCCGGAACACGCGTCTGCTGGCCTCCAAGGCCGCGCTCGGCGCCGGTGAGCAGAAGCACAAGTTCCAGATCGACTACATGGGCAAGGCGAAGTGGTTCTTCTCCGCGTCCGGCCTCATCCTGCTGATCTGCGCGCTCGCCATGTCGGGCCGCGGCATCAACTTCGGCATCGACTTCGACGGCGGTACGCGGATCACGGCGTCGCTGGAGAAGGCGGCGACCGTCGAGCAGGTGCGTGACACGCTCGGCCCGCTCGGTCTCTCCGACGCGAAGATCCAGACGCTGACCGGCAGCGGCCTCGGCGACCACGTGGTGCAGATCTCCACGGAGGAGCTCGGCCCGAGCCGCGTCGACGAAGCCAACCAGCGCCTCGAGCAGGCGTACGGCTTCCCCGCGGACACGCGCCCGAGCGTCGAGTCGATCGGCCCGAGCTTCGGTGAGTCGGTCGCGAACTCGGCCTTGATCGCGATCATCGCGTCGTTGATCGTCATCACGATCTACCTGGCACTGCGCTTCGAGCCGAAGTTCACCGTGCCGGTCCTGATCGCGGTGCTCCACGACATCCTGATCGTGGCGGGCGTGTACGCCCTCGTCGGCCGGGAGGTGACGACGTCGACGGTCGCGGCGCTCTTGACCGTCTTGGGCTACTCCTTGTACGACACGATCATCGTGATGGACCGAATCAGAGAGAACGTGCCTCGCATGCCGAGCGCGGCGTTCTCCCAGATCGTCAACCGGTCGCTGTCGGAGGTCATCGTCCGCTCGCTGGCGACGTCCTTCTGCACGCTGCTGCCGGTCCTCGCGCTGATGCTGTTCGGCGGCGAGACCCTGCGGGACTTCGCGTTCGCCCTCTTCGTGGGCATCGCGTCCGGCACGTACTCGTCGATCTTCATCGCCACGCCGGTGCTCCAGCACTGGAAGGAGCGTGAGCCGGGCTTCCGTGCCCGCAACGCGCGGATCCTCGAGCGCCTCGGCCGTGTGCCCGCGTACGCGGTCGCCGACCAGGGCGGGCCGATCGACGTCCAGCCCAAGGAGCGCAAGCGCCGCAGCGTCTCCGCGCCCGCCGGCCAGGAGGTCTCGGCGAGCGAGTTCCAGGAGATGGTCAAGGACCTCGGGATCGACGAGGCGACGTCTCGTCAGCCCGCGGCCGCGGCCGCCGCTACGAGTGGCCGCCCGACCGGCGGACGCCGTGCCCGCGCCCGCACCACCGGCAACGGCACGACGAACCCGCCCGCGGGCCCGTCGTCGGCCGCGCCGGACACGGACACGCCGCCGGCCGACGGCGACGCGAAGGACCGAAAGCCCCGCAACAAGCGTCACGGGAGGCCGCGCTGA